From Maritimibacter sp. DP1N21-5, a single genomic window includes:
- a CDS encoding ribonuclease T2, with protein sequence MRWLIIPLLAAALCAGVARAEGERAGDFDYYILAMSWSPNWCKLTGEARDSEQCDKRLGWVVHGLWPQYEDGWPSYCLTGERAPSRQMTAAQSDVFGAGGAAWYQWKKHGVCAGLPATEYYALAREAFGRVNQPEVLEKIDRTFSVPASLIEEAFLKANPKWTPDMLTVSCTDGHIQEARLCLTRDLEPRDCAADTVRDCTLTKALIEPIR encoded by the coding sequence ATGCGTTGGCTGATCATTCCGCTGCTGGCGGCGGCGCTCTGCGCAGGGGTGGCCCGGGCCGAGGGCGAACGTGCCGGGGACTTCGATTACTACATTCTGGCGATGAGCTGGTCGCCCAACTGGTGCAAGCTCACCGGCGAGGCCCGCGACAGCGAGCAATGCGACAAGCGGCTTGGCTGGGTCGTGCACGGGCTCTGGCCGCAGTATGAAGACGGCTGGCCCTCCTACTGCCTGACCGGCGAACGCGCGCCGTCTCGGCAGATGACTGCGGCGCAGTCCGATGTCTTTGGCGCGGGCGGGGCGGCGTGGTATCAGTGGAAGAAGCACGGGGTCTGCGCCGGATTGCCCGCAACGGAATACTACGCGCTGGCGCGGGAGGCGTTCGGCCGGGTCAACCAGCCCGAGGTGCTCGAAAAGATCGACAGAACCTTCTCGGTGCCGGCCTCACTGATCGAGGAGGCCTTTCTCAAGGCGAACCCGAAGTGGACGCCCGACATGCTGACCGTGTCCTGCACCGACGGACATATCCAGGAAGCGCGGCTGTGCCTGACACGGGATCTCGAACCCCGGGACTGCGCGGCCGATACCGTGCGCGACTGCACGCTCACCAAGGCGCTGATCGAGCCGATCCGCTGA
- the pbpC gene encoding penicillin-binding protein 1C: MKWLWTGFALTAVLWAGAAGRDAFDRWVDDTVLPPLTVETSTEVLDRDGRLLRAYTVADGRWRLGIKDARVDPMFSELLVAYEDKRFYRHKGVDFVAGSRAVAQALRHGEVVSGASTLTMQVARLLEDGPTGTLAGKLRQTRLALALERALSKEEILALYYDRAPYGGNTEGLRAATRTWFGKEPVRLTPAEAALLVALPQSPENRRPDRHPEAARIARERVITRGLAAGVLSPELAEVARADPLPRNRQPLPALAPHLADRMRAEGPGPGGFVTTLDADLQARLETLAARAVGDQGSARLSIAIVVADHATGEILASVGSAGYEAERAGYVDMTTAHRSPGSTLKPLIYAMAFDDGLAHPETLIEDSPVRFGSYAPENFDGQYRGEVTVAEALRLSLNIPVVALTSEVGPARLFTALRQAGTDPRLPGGAPGLAIALGGIGVTPEGLTALYATLANGGSGGGLVHRPDSPRPVPRRVVSPEAAWQVGHILSTVPPPPNAARVHLAYKTGTSYGHRDTWAVGFDGRHVVTVWLGRPDGTPVPGAFGADVAAPILFEAFSRVTTRIEPLPPPPGALLLSHGALPLPLQRFQPRDAVFGPAPGSVALAFPPDGAMVELSGAPLALKIRDGVPPFTVLANGAPLVVGLHPREATLDLAGPGHLTLSVIDAKGSAARAQVELR; this comes from the coding sequence GTGAAGTGGCTCTGGACAGGCTTCGCGCTCACCGCGGTGCTCTGGGCCGGAGCGGCGGGGCGCGACGCCTTCGACCGTTGGGTCGATGACACGGTGCTTCCGCCGCTCACGGTCGAAACCTCGACCGAGGTGCTGGACCGCGACGGGCGCCTCCTGCGTGCCTATACGGTGGCGGATGGGCGCTGGCGGCTGGGAATCAAAGACGCCCGGGTCGACCCGATGTTCTCCGAACTGCTGGTGGCCTATGAAGACAAGCGTTTCTACCGCCACAAGGGTGTCGACTTCGTTGCGGGCTCCCGAGCCGTGGCACAGGCATTGCGCCACGGCGAGGTCGTCTCGGGCGCCTCGACCCTGACCATGCAGGTTGCGAGGCTGCTGGAGGACGGGCCGACCGGCACTCTCGCGGGCAAGCTGCGTCAGACGCGGCTGGCTCTGGCACTGGAGCGCGCGCTCTCCAAGGAGGAAATCCTCGCCCTTTACTATGACCGCGCGCCCTATGGCGGGAACACCGAGGGGCTGCGCGCAGCCACGCGGACGTGGTTCGGCAAGGAGCCTGTGAGGTTGACCCCGGCAGAGGCCGCGCTGCTCGTGGCCCTGCCCCAATCGCCGGAAAACCGTCGTCCAGATCGGCACCCGGAAGCCGCCCGGATTGCCCGCGAACGTGTCATCACGCGGGGGCTCGCGGCAGGCGTTCTGTCCCCCGAACTGGCCGAGGTAGCACGCGCCGACCCCCTGCCCCGCAACCGCCAGCCGCTGCCGGCCCTCGCGCCCCATCTGGCCGACCGCATGCGGGCAGAGGGGCCGGGTCCCGGCGGGTTCGTCACCACGCTCGACGCGGACCTTCAGGCGCGGCTCGAAACGCTGGCCGCGCGGGCCGTGGGCGACCAAGGCTCGGCGCGCCTGTCCATCGCCATCGTCGTCGCCGACCATGCCACCGGCGAGATCCTGGCGAGCGTGGGCTCCGCCGGATACGAGGCCGAGCGGGCCGGATATGTGGACATGACGACCGCGCATCGCTCGCCCGGATCGACCCTGAAGCCGCTGATCTATGCCATGGCCTTCGACGACGGGCTCGCTCACCCGGAAACCCTGATCGAAGACAGCCCGGTGCGGTTCGGAAGTTATGCGCCCGAGAACTTCGACGGGCAGTATCGCGGCGAGGTCACCGTCGCCGAGGCGCTGCGCCTCTCGCTCAACATTCCGGTCGTGGCGCTCACCTCCGAGGTTGGGCCCGCGCGGCTCTTCACCGCGCTCCGACAGGCCGGGACCGATCCAAGGCTTCCGGGCGGCGCTCCGGGGCTCGCCATCGCGCTCGGCGGCATCGGTGTCACGCCCGAGGGGCTGACCGCGCTCTATGCGACTCTCGCGAATGGTGGCTCAGGCGGGGGGCTTGTCCACCGTCCCGACAGCCCGCGCCCGGTGCCGCGTCGGGTCGTTTCACCCGAAGCGGCCTGGCAGGTCGGGCATATCCTGTCGACGGTTCCGCCCCCGCCCAACGCCGCGCGGGTGCATCTGGCCTACAAGACCGGCACCTCCTATGGCCACCGCGACACATGGGCGGTCGGCTTCGACGGGCGCCATGTCGTCACGGTCTGGCTGGGCCGCCCCGACGGAACCCCGGTGCCCGGTGCCTTTGGCGCCGATGTCGCCGCGCCGATCCTCTTCGAAGCCTTCTCACGGGTCACGACGCGGATCGAACCTCTGCCGCCGCCACCGGGCGCGCTCCTGCTATCCCATGGGGCACTTCCCCTGCCGCTCCAAAGGTTCCAGCCGCGCGACGCGGTCTTCGGGCCGGCACCGGGATCGGTCGCCCTGGCCTTTCCGCCGGACGGCGCGATGGTGGAGCTTTCCGGTGCCCCCCTCGCGCTCAAGATTCGTGACGGGGTGCCGCCCTTTACCGTTCTAGCCAACGGCGCGCCCCTTGTGGTCGGGCTCCATCCACGCGAAGCCACTCTCGACCTCGCGGGGCCGGGGCATCTCACCCTGTCGGTGATCGACGCGAAGGGGTCCGCCGCCCGGGCGCAGGTGGAATTGCGCTAG
- a CDS encoding DUF4453 domain-containing protein: MRILLALPLTLIGLPAAAYDICHEAWFLRNLNFDRAGYCFGSALGQAVFDNTGCVGTAVTLGAEAQRHVAAVKEFEDWFGCNVNTAQTRLDLPYANMLRRLESLPVPTDTGSGCMGYHGAEFDVYAGPRMTAPVLARVKQGYNITWEYTHVSVEGWGIVAISDDRGLIAIGWSSTPVRDPDCDLVAG; encoded by the coding sequence ATGCGCATTCTGCTTGCCCTTCCCCTCACGCTCATCGGCCTGCCGGCCGCCGCCTATGACATTTGCCACGAGGCGTGGTTTCTCAGGAACCTCAACTTCGACCGCGCCGGCTATTGCTTCGGCTCCGCTCTGGGACAGGCGGTCTTCGACAACACCGGCTGCGTCGGGACCGCCGTCACGCTCGGTGCCGAGGCGCAGCGTCATGTGGCGGCGGTCAAGGAGTTCGAGGACTGGTTCGGCTGCAACGTGAACACCGCGCAGACCCGGCTCGACCTGCCCTATGCCAATATGCTGCGGCGGCTGGAAAGCCTGCCGGTGCCCACGGATACGGGGTCGGGTTGCATGGGCTACCATGGCGCGGAGTTCGATGTTTACGCCGGGCCCAGGATGACTGCGCCGGTCCTCGCGCGGGTGAAACAAGGCTACAATATCACTTGGGAATACACCCATGTCTCGGTCGAAGGCTGGGGCATCGTGGCGATCAGCGACGATCGGGGACTGATCGCCATCGGCTGGTCGAGCACGCCGGTGCGCGATCCCGACTGCGACCTCGTCGCCGGCTGA
- a CDS encoding DUF1013 domain-containing protein yields MDKPLMAKATAVWLVDNTTISFKQIADFCGLHELEVQGIADGEVAQGVKGFDPIANNQLTQDEIEKAEASATHKLKLKFNAAAVGEEKRRGPRYTPLSKRQDRPNSILWLVKFHPELSDGQIAKLVGTTKPTIQSIRERTHWNIQSMEPIDPVALGLCKQTELDAAVQKANAKRAAEGAAMSDDERRKLLSTEQSLGMDPEETRMPTAIEGLETFTLGGGVEKKEEPVDADSFFNLPDSDDDEDDDDDR; encoded by the coding sequence ATGGACAAACCGCTCATGGCCAAAGCCACCGCCGTCTGGCTGGTGGACAACACGACGATCAGCTTCAAGCAGATCGCCGATTTCTGCGGGCTGCACGAACTTGAAGTGCAGGGGATCGCCGATGGCGAGGTCGCGCAGGGCGTCAAAGGCTTCGACCCGATCGCCAACAACCAGCTCACGCAGGACGAGATCGAGAAGGCGGAAGCCAGCGCGACGCACAAACTCAAGCTCAAGTTCAACGCGGCCGCCGTGGGCGAGGAAAAGCGCCGTGGCCCGCGCTACACCCCCCTGTCCAAGCGTCAGGATCGCCCCAACTCGATTCTCTGGCTGGTGAAGTTCCACCCGGAACTGTCTGATGGCCAGATCGCCAAACTCGTCGGCACCACAAAGCCCACGATCCAGTCGATCCGTGAACGCACCCACTGGAACATCCAGTCGATGGAACCCATCGACCCGGTGGCCCTGGGCCTGTGCAAACAGACCGAACTTGACGCCGCCGTGCAGAAGGCCAACGCCAAACGCGCTGCCGAAGGTGCCGCCATGTCGGACGACGAGCGCCGCAAGCTCCTGTCGACCGAGCAGAGCCTTGGCATGGACCCGGAAGAAACCCGAATGCCGACCGCGATCGAGGGGCTCGAGACCTTCACGCTTGGTGGCGGGGTCGAAAAGAAAGAAGAGCCTGTGGACGCCGACAGCTTCTTCAACCTGCCCGACTCGGATGATGACGAGGATGACGACGACGACCGCTGA
- a CDS encoding TIGR04282 family arsenosugar biosynthesis glycosyltransferase: MSRPRLVVMTKEPRPGRVKTRLAADIGALPAAYWTRQRLHDISRNLTSAHWTMMLAVAPDSAVAAPLLPGLPRLPQGPGDLGDRMARVFRRLPRGPVLIIGTDIPGITRPILSDAFRALARHRAVIGPASDGGFWAIGLDTRRRIPANLFAKVRWSTEHALADTLVTLPSATFLPTLDDVDTVADLATIFPTDATQRA; the protein is encoded by the coding sequence ATGTCGCGGCCCCGCCTCGTCGTTATGACCAAGGAGCCGAGACCCGGCCGGGTGAAGACCCGGCTGGCCGCTGACATAGGTGCCCTCCCGGCAGCGTATTGGACCCGGCAACGCCTGCACGACATATCCCGCAACCTCACTTCCGCGCATTGGACCATGATGCTTGCGGTCGCGCCCGATTCGGCCGTCGCCGCGCCGCTCCTGCCCGGCCTCCCCCGCCTGCCCCAAGGCCCCGGCGACCTTGGCGACCGGATGGCGCGGGTGTTCCGGCGCCTGCCGCGCGGACCGGTCCTCATCATCGGCACGGACATTCCCGGGATCACGCGGCCGATCCTGTCCGACGCGTTTCGGGCCCTTGCTCGGCACCGCGCGGTGATCGGGCCCGCCTCCGACGGCGGCTTCTGGGCCATCGGCCTCGACACGCGGCGGCGCATCCCGGCGAACCTCTTCGCGAAGGTCCGCTGGTCCACGGAGCACGCCTTGGCCGATACGCTCGTCACTCTCCCCTCCGCCACGTTTCTGCCGACGCTCGACGATGTCGATACCGTCGCCGATCTGGCCACCATTTTTCCCACTGACGCGACACAGCGCGCGTGA
- a CDS encoding alpha-2-macroglobulin family protein, with product MRFTIILGMIFINLAGIAAAQETVPERRYVLHRDVDFFGQDLRSLFDTTLDTCESACLGNTACAAFTYNTRNASCFLKSGVTDQSDYAGAFSGEVFTVPDAIRANARAREAELTGFLYGSDLSRAADLAGSIPDEFVAGGWSAGELRQTAYESERDGNPGQAMRYMGAATVVSDAGEDWLEYSRLTMAVAGLQSDGNDARSYRATAKSAAIAAYVRLESPATRANALILLADILEDSDRGRDMIDALRLAQDLSPRDDTARALDRAIGLYGFRVEQTTVNADNAQPSICVTFTEELAESGTNYADFVQSDVAGISVEATNRQLCIAGVEHGGRYTFTLRAGLPSADRETLRSPVEITQYVRDRSPGVHFPARAYVLPRTEDAGLPIVSVNAETLDLTLFRISDRNLLRTMQNDFFNRSLDYWSTEYFKSEMAEEVWTGTATVGRTINEDVTTRLPIGEAIENQPAGIYALKAAVPGEDEYDSPPAVQWFVISDIGVTTMTGADGLHVFTRSLTSAGPMDGVEVELLSVANSVIGTTTTDAEGYAHFPQAQVAGLGSSAPGLVVLRAGEDDMAFLSLTDPAFDLSDRGVEGHPAAPPIDVFLTTDRGAYRAGEVVNATVLTRDGLSEAIEGLPITAILTRPDGVEYARNLSEGSVAGGHVFHLPIAGNAPRGTWRLDVHADPDAPALASSTLLVEDFLPERIDFDLALPDGPIALTDSPDLTVEARYLFGAPGADLAFEGDVRLTPVTTLAAFPGYRFGISDERQRPVYGALANGRTDVEGRASVSVDFPEVEANGRPLEAEVILRVKEGSGRPVERSIDAPVTPESDLIGIRPLFEDEVPESTTARFELIGLSPTLEPKAMEATWTLNRVTTRYQWYNQDGYWDWEPVTTRSAVDSGSVTLGPDPVAMEAPVDWGNYELVVTRTDGSYLASSLAFYAGWYVPADVSQTPDMLDMSLDAQSYRPGDTARLRIEPRMAGTALVTVVSNRLIDMIPVEVGTEPVEVEIPVTDDWGAGAYVTASLVQPLDETQGRNPARAMGLAHALVDPGNHRLSVIIDAPEAAQPRGPMEVSVRVEGVEDGDTAYVTLAAIDQGILNLTAFEDPEPTDHYFGQKRLGMEIRDIYGRLIDGMTGDMGQIRSGGDASAEMRMQAPPPTEELMAQFFGPVEVIDDVATVTVDLPEFNGSVRLMAVAWSETGVGEAGEDVLVRDPVVLTASVPRFMAPGDTARMLLELTHADGPVGEVSIQATAGGLQMGGDAARTVTLGEGETRRLEVPIGALSEGLYQIALEVTTPGGKRLTKTLTIPVQSNDPEIARTARIELAAGDTFTLSDDIFDNLRSGSARATLAAGPIAKVDAAGLLARLDEYPYGCTEQQTSRALPLLYMGGVAEAMGLADREDLPARIQGAIAEVLANQSSSGSFGLWRPDSGDLWLDAFVSDFLSRAKAQGYAIPDTAFRAAMDNLRNQVNYYPDFEEGGEDIAYALYVLAREGAANMGDLRYFADVKPAAFTTPMGAAQIGAALAAYGDPTRADRMFAQANRMVLEQEPEGQLWRADYGTNLRDAAAVLTLALEAGSEAVDQGTLVTRIAANDGRWSTQEATWSLLAANAMLGQGANAGLSLNGNPMTGPLVEVMNPVSLSQPWQLSNEGDAPVDLTITTFGVPVLPEPPTANGFVIERQYFTMEGAPADVSRVTQGERLVTLITVTPDGDTEGRLMVDDPLPAGFEIDNPNLLRAGDIGALDWLDLTEEVETSEFRQERFLTAVDWRSSAPIRLAYIVRAVTPGEFHHPAPSVEDMYRPNYRATGATGTVVIQ from the coding sequence ATGCGGTTCACCATTATTTTGGGCATGATTTTCATTAACTTGGCGGGAATTGCCGCCGCGCAGGAAACGGTGCCGGAACGGCGTTATGTCCTGCACCGCGATGTGGATTTCTTCGGTCAGGACCTGCGCAGTCTCTTCGACACCACGCTCGACACCTGCGAATCCGCCTGTCTGGGCAACACGGCCTGCGCGGCCTTCACCTACAACACGCGAAATGCCTCCTGTTTTCTGAAATCTGGGGTCACCGACCAGTCGGACTATGCCGGAGCCTTTTCCGGCGAGGTCTTCACGGTGCCGGACGCGATCCGTGCAAACGCCCGCGCGCGGGAGGCCGAGTTGACCGGCTTCCTCTATGGCTCCGATCTGTCCCGGGCCGCCGATCTTGCCGGGTCGATCCCGGACGAATTCGTCGCCGGCGGTTGGAGCGCCGGGGAGCTCAGGCAGACCGCCTATGAAAGCGAGCGGGATGGTAACCCCGGACAGGCGATGCGCTACATGGGGGCGGCCACCGTGGTCAGCGACGCGGGCGAGGATTGGCTCGAATATTCCCGCCTCACCATGGCGGTGGCCGGGCTTCAATCCGATGGCAATGACGCCCGCAGCTACCGCGCCACGGCGAAGAGCGCGGCCATCGCCGCCTATGTCCGGCTCGAATCCCCCGCAACTCGCGCCAATGCCCTGATCCTCCTGGCCGACATTCTGGAAGACAGCGACCGGGGCCGCGACATGATCGACGCCCTGCGGCTCGCACAGGATCTGTCGCCGCGCGACGACACGGCGCGCGCGCTCGACCGCGCCATCGGGCTTTACGGTTTCCGGGTCGAACAGACCACGGTCAACGCCGACAACGCGCAACCGTCGATCTGCGTCACCTTCACCGAGGAGTTGGCCGAAAGCGGCACGAACTACGCCGATTTCGTGCAATCGGACGTGGCCGGGATTTCCGTCGAGGCCACCAACCGCCAGCTTTGCATCGCTGGTGTAGAACACGGCGGTCGCTACACCTTCACCCTGCGCGCGGGCCTTCCGTCGGCTGACCGCGAAACCCTGCGCAGTCCTGTAGAAATCACGCAGTATGTGCGCGACCGGTCGCCCGGCGTGCATTTCCCGGCCCGTGCCTATGTGCTACCCCGCACCGAAGATGCCGGTTTGCCGATCGTATCGGTCAATGCCGAAACGCTCGATCTGACGCTCTTTCGTATCAGCGACCGCAACCTCCTGCGCACCATGCAGAACGATTTCTTCAACCGTTCGCTGGATTACTGGAGCACCGAGTATTTCAAATCCGAAATGGCCGAAGAGGTCTGGACCGGCACGGCAACCGTGGGGCGCACGATCAATGAGGACGTGACGACCCGGCTTCCCATCGGCGAGGCGATCGAGAACCAGCCCGCGGGCATCTACGCGCTCAAGGCCGCAGTTCCCGGCGAAGACGAATACGACAGCCCGCCAGCTGTCCAGTGGTTCGTGATCTCCGATATCGGCGTGACGACGATGACCGGGGCGGACGGGCTTCATGTCTTCACCCGGTCGCTGACCAGTGCCGGCCCGATGGACGGCGTCGAGGTGGAGCTTCTGTCCGTCGCAAACAGCGTGATCGGCACGACGACCACTGACGCGGAAGGTTATGCCCATTTCCCGCAGGCGCAGGTGGCCGGGCTCGGATCCTCGGCTCCCGGCCTCGTGGTGCTTCGGGCGGGGGAGGACGACATGGCCTTCCTGTCGTTGACCGATCCGGCCTTCGACCTGTCCGACCGCGGGGTCGAGGGCCATCCGGCCGCGCCGCCCATCGACGTGTTCCTGACCACGGATCGCGGAGCCTACCGCGCGGGGGAAGTGGTGAACGCCACGGTGTTGACCCGTGACGGCCTCTCCGAAGCCATCGAGGGCCTGCCGATCACCGCCATCTTAACACGGCCCGACGGGGTCGAATATGCGCGCAATCTGTCAGAGGGCAGCGTCGCGGGCGGGCATGTGTTCCACCTGCCCATCGCCGGCAATGCGCCGCGCGGGACCTGGCGGCTCGACGTGCACGCCGATCCGGACGCGCCCGCGCTCGCCTCCTCCACGCTGCTCGTCGAGGATTTCCTCCCCGAACGCATCGACTTCGACTTGGCTTTGCCGGACGGCCCCATTGCCCTGACCGACAGCCCCGATCTGACCGTGGAAGCCCGCTATCTGTTCGGCGCGCCGGGCGCGGATCTCGCCTTCGAAGGCGACGTCAGGCTGACCCCCGTGACCACGCTCGCCGCCTTCCCCGGTTACCGTTTCGGTATCTCGGATGAACGGCAGCGTCCGGTCTATGGCGCGCTCGCGAACGGGCGCACCGACGTCGAGGGGCGCGCGAGTGTGTCCGTCGACTTCCCCGAGGTCGAGGCGAATGGACGCCCCCTCGAGGCCGAGGTCATCCTGCGCGTGAAGGAAGGCTCGGGTCGCCCGGTGGAACGCAGCATTGATGCGCCCGTCACGCCGGAAAGCGACCTGATCGGGATCAGGCCGCTCTTCGAGGACGAGGTCCCCGAAAGCACCACCGCCCGGTTCGAACTGATCGGCCTGTCCCCCACGCTCGAGCCCAAGGCGATGGAAGCAACCTGGACGCTCAACCGAGTCACGACCCGCTACCAATGGTATAATCAGGACGGTTACTGGGACTGGGAACCCGTGACGACACGCAGCGCAGTCGACAGCGGCTCCGTCACCCTTGGCCCCGATCCCGTCGCCATGGAGGCCCCGGTCGACTGGGGCAACTACGAGCTTGTCGTGACCCGGACGGACGGCAGCTATCTGGCCTCCTCCCTCGCATTCTATGCAGGCTGGTATGTCCCTGCCGACGTGTCGCAGACCCCGGATATGCTTGACATGTCGCTCGACGCGCAAAGCTATCGCCCCGGCGACACGGCGCGGCTTCGGATCGAACCGCGCATGGCCGGGACGGCGCTCGTCACTGTGGTGTCCAACCGTCTGATCGACATGATCCCGGTTGAAGTGGGCACCGAGCCCGTCGAGGTCGAGATTCCTGTGACCGACGACTGGGGTGCCGGTGCCTATGTCACCGCCTCGCTCGTGCAGCCTCTGGACGAGACGCAGGGGCGCAACCCGGCGCGCGCAATGGGACTGGCCCATGCGCTCGTCGATCCCGGCAACCATCGCCTGTCGGTCATCATCGACGCACCGGAAGCGGCCCAGCCGCGCGGACCGATGGAGGTCTCGGTGCGCGTGGAGGGCGTGGAGGATGGCGACACGGCCTATGTCACGCTCGCCGCGATAGATCAGGGCATCCTCAACCTCACCGCTTTCGAGGATCCGGAGCCCACGGACCATTACTTCGGTCAGAAACGCCTCGGGATGGAGATCCGCGATATCTATGGCCGGCTCATCGACGGGATGACGGGAGACATGGGTCAGATCCGCTCGGGCGGCGACGCCTCGGCCGAAATGCGCATGCAAGCGCCGCCCCCGACGGAAGAGCTGATGGCCCAGTTCTTCGGCCCGGTCGAGGTGATCGACGACGTGGCGACCGTCACCGTCGATCTGCCCGAGTTCAACGGCTCGGTCCGGTTGATGGCCGTCGCGTGGTCGGAGACGGGCGTCGGCGAAGCGGGCGAGGACGTTCTGGTCCGCGACCCCGTGGTCCTGACCGCCTCGGTCCCGCGGTTCATGGCGCCCGGCGATACCGCGCGGATGCTTCTGGAACTGACCCATGCCGACGGTCCCGTGGGCGAGGTCTCGATCCAAGCAACCGCAGGCGGGCTTCAGATGGGGGGGGACGCCGCGCGGACCGTGACGCTTGGCGAGGGTGAAACCCGACGTCTCGAGGTGCCCATCGGGGCGCTCTCGGAAGGGCTCTACCAGATCGCGCTGGAGGTCACGACGCCGGGTGGCAAACGCCTGACCAAGACACTGACGATCCCGGTGCAGTCGAACGACCCCGAAATCGCGCGAACCGCCCGGATCGAACTGGCAGCGGGCGATACTTTCACGCTATCGGACGACATCTTCGACAACCTGCGCTCCGGCTCGGCCCGCGCCACGCTCGCCGCCGGACCCATCGCCAAGGTCGATGCGGCGGGGCTTCTCGCCCGTCTCGACGAATATCCCTATGGCTGCACCGAGCAACAGACCAGCCGCGCGCTGCCGCTTCTTTACATGGGCGGCGTGGCCGAGGCGATGGGGCTTGCCGACCGCGAAGACCTCCCGGCCCGCATTCAGGGCGCGATTGCCGAGGTGCTCGCCAACCAGTCCTCGTCGGGGAGCTTCGGATTGTGGCGACCGGACAGCGGCGACCTCTGGCTCGACGCCTTCGTGTCGGACTTCCTGTCGCGCGCCAAGGCACAGGGTTACGCGATTCCCGACACCGCCTTCCGGGCCGCGATGGATAACCTGCGCAATCAGGTGAACTACTACCCGGACTTCGAAGAAGGCGGCGAAGACATTGCCTATGCGCTCTATGTCCTCGCCCGCGAAGGCGCGGCCAATATGGGCGACCTGCGCTATTTCGCGGACGTGAAACCCGCGGCCTTCACAACCCCGATGGGCGCGGCCCAGATCGGCGCGGCGCTCGCTGCCTATGGCGATCCGACACGTGCCGACCGGATGTTCGCGCAAGCCAACCGGATGGTGCTCGAACAGGAACCCGAAGGCCAGCTCTGGCGCGCCGACTACGGCACCAACCTGCGCGATGCCGCTGCGGTCCTGACCCTCGCGCTCGAAGCCGGGAGCGAGGCGGTGGATCAGGGCACGCTCGTGACGCGCATCGCCGCCAACGATGGCCGATGGTCCACGCAGGAGGCGACATGGTCGCTTCTCGCGGCCAACGCCATGCTGGGCCAAGGGGCGAACGCCGGGCTGTCGCTGAACGGAAATCCCATGACCGGCCCGCTGGTCGAGGTGATGAACCCCGTCAGCCTGTCCCAACCATGGCAGCTCTCCAACGAGGGCGATGCTCCTGTGGACCTGACGATCACCACTTTCGGGGTGCCTGTCCTGCCCGAGCCGCCGACCGCCAATGGATTCGTCATCGAACGGCAGTATTTCACCATGGAAGGCGCGCCCGCCGACGTGTCGCGCGTGACCCAGGGCGAGCGGCTTGTCACCCTGATCACGGTCACGCCCGATGGCGATACGGAGGGACGGCTGATGGTCGACGATCCACTGCCGGCCGGGTTCGAGATCGACAACCCGAACCTCCTGCGCGCCGGTGACATCGGTGCGCTCGACTGGCTCGACCTGACGGAAGAGGTGGAGACGAGCGAGTTCCGGCAGGAACGCTTCCTGACCGCCGTCGACTGGCGCTCCAGCGCGCCGATCCGGCTCGCCTATATCGTGCGCGCGGTGACGCCGGGCGAGTTCCATCATCCCGCGCCCTCGGTCGAGGACATGTATCGCCCGAATTACCGCGCGACCGGGGCTACCGGGACCGTGGTGATCCAGTGA